Proteins encoded in a region of the Lysobacterales bacterium genome:
- a CDS encoding ABC transporter permease produces MSALLRLAWASLANRRFTALVTVATIALSVLLLLGVERLRNEARNSFLRTVAGTDLIVGARAHPVQLLLYSVFHLGDATNNVSWASYREIAEREDVAWTVPISLGDSHKGYRVVGTSAGFFEHVRTGGNRELRFAEGQAFDGLFEAVLGAEVAERLGYTLGDSIVLAHGTGTLNPNQHDDRPFTVVGVLARTGTPIDHSVHVSLEAIEAIHINWRAGTRIGRAPDEIPPERLQPRSITAFFVGLESRMATFAVQRAVNEFRAEPLTAVLPGVALQQLWGMLGVVEKALMLTAACVVAAGLLGMLAALLGTLSERRREMAILRALGAGPGTVSALLLLEALLLTAVGLLLGLALLHGGLALMAPTLERASGIAIELGWPSLAELKLLGLVLGAGVAVGLIPAFLAYRRSLADGMMVRQ; encoded by the coding sequence ATGAGCGCACTGCTTCGGCTGGCCTGGGCCAGCCTCGCCAACCGCCGCTTCACGGCGCTGGTGACGGTGGCGACGATTGCGCTCAGCGTGCTGCTGCTGCTGGGCGTGGAGCGCCTGCGCAACGAGGCGCGCAACAGCTTTCTGCGCACCGTTGCCGGCACCGATCTGATCGTCGGCGCGCGCGCGCATCCGGTGCAGCTGCTGCTGTACTCGGTGTTCCACCTGGGCGACGCCACCAACAACGTCAGCTGGGCCAGCTACCGCGAAATCGCCGAACGCGAAGACGTGGCCTGGACGGTGCCGATCAGCCTTGGCGATTCGCACAAGGGCTATCGCGTGGTCGGCACCTCCGCCGGCTTTTTCGAGCACGTGCGCACCGGCGGCAACCGCGAGTTGCGATTCGCAGAGGGCCAAGCCTTCGACGGCCTGTTCGAGGCGGTGCTCGGCGCCGAAGTGGCCGAGCGCTTGGGCTACACCCTGGGCGACTCGATCGTGCTTGCGCACGGCACCGGCACCCTCAACCCCAACCAGCACGACGACCGCCCCTTCACCGTGGTCGGTGTGCTCGCCCGCACCGGGACGCCGATCGACCACAGCGTGCACGTCAGCCTGGAGGCGATCGAGGCCATCCACATCAACTGGCGCGCCGGCACGCGGATCGGCCGGGCACCGGATGAGATCCCGCCCGAGCGCCTGCAGCCGCGCTCGATCACCGCGTTCTTCGTCGGTCTGGAATCGCGCATGGCGACCTTCGCCGTGCAGCGCGCGGTCAACGAGTTCCGCGCCGAGCCCTTGACTGCGGTGCTGCCGGGCGTCGCCCTGCAGCAGCTGTGGGGCATGCTTGGCGTGGTCGAGAAAGCGCTGATGCTCACCGCCGCCTGCGTGGTCGCCGCCGGCCTGCTGGGCATGCTGGCGGCCCTGCTCGGCACCTTGAGCGAACGCCGCCGCGAGATGGCGATCCTGCGTGCGCTGGGTGCGGGCCCTGGCACGGTTTCGGCCCTGCTGCTGCTGGAGGCTCTGCTGTTGACCGCGGTCGGGCTGCTGCTCGGCCTCGCCCTGCTGCACGGCGGCCTGGCGCTGATGGCGCCCACCCTCGAACGCGCTTCGGGCATCGCCATCGAGCTGGGCTGGCCCAGCCTGGCCGAGCTCAAGCTGCTCGGCCTGGTGCTGGGCGCCGGCGTGGCGGTGGGCCTGATCCCTGCCTTTCTGGCCTATCGGCGCTCGCTGGCCGACGGCATGATGGTGCGCCAGTAG